The Pyrobaculum sp. 3827-6 genome has a segment encoding these proteins:
- the cysC gene encoding adenylyl-sulfate kinase, whose amino-acid sequence MRCLDRGFVVWLTGLPAAGKTTIAQLAAARVREAGVRAEVLDGDWVRSTINTDVGFSREDRRRHLLRVAWVARLLARNGVAVFAAFVSPYRDVRAEVRRIVEEEVPFFEVYVKVSLGEAVRRDPKGLYRRALAGEIKNFTGVDDPYEEPESPDLVLVNEGVPVEVSVGRLLGFLADLGVLPKF is encoded by the coding sequence ATGAGGTGTCTCGACAGGGGCTTTGTGGTTTGGCTGACCGGCCTGCCGGCGGCGGGCAAGACGACGATTGCCCAGCTGGCGGCGGCGCGGGTGAGGGAGGCGGGGGTGAGGGCGGAGGTGCTGGATGGGGACTGGGTGCGCTCAACGATTAACACCGACGTGGGCTTCTCTAGGGAGGACAGGCGCCGCCACCTCCTGCGGGTTGCGTGGGTTGCGCGCCTCTTGGCGAGGAACGGCGTGGCGGTCTTCGCCGCATTTGTCTCTCCCTACAGGGACGTGAGGGCTGAGGTGAGGAGGATAGTGGAGGAGGAGGTGCCTTTCTTCGAGGTCTATGTCAAGGTCTCCCTCGGTGAGGCCGTCAGGCGCGACCCGAAGGGCCTCTACAGAAGGGCGCTGGCGGGGGAGATTAAGAACTTCACCGGCGTCGACGACCCCTACGAGGAGCCTGAGAGCCCCGACCTTGTCCTCGTCAACGAGGGGGTCCCCGTCGAGGTGAGTGTGGGGAGGCTGTTGGGGTTTTTGGCGGATTTGGGAGTTCTCCCGAAATTTTAA
- a CDS encoding PaREP1 family protein has protein sequence MEQVKALEAPLPKPTSEGYVTARLLEALVEAQLALRFLKEGFVRNAAGKAFQAWKALMAALLRLELEKLRATAKSEDERRWLESVAIPRVPTSRLTTLSQMLEQIGYTDISLWTAMALKLHDYQYHGPDPDMALSKYRNSGEAAYDVVKLVQGVIRYAEALKPRVKWSQELEKALEELKTSLR, from the coding sequence GTGGAGCAGGTCAAAGCATTAGAGGCTCCATTGCCGAAACCCACCAGCGAAGGCTATGTAACAGCCCGCCTCCTAGAGGCCCTGGTGGAGGCCCAGCTAGCCCTGAGGTTTCTGAAAGAGGGCTTCGTCAGAAACGCCGCCGGCAAGGCCTTCCAGGCGTGGAAAGCCCTAATGGCCGCCCTATTAAGACTCGAGCTCGAGAAACTGAGGGCTACGGCCAAGTCGGAGGACGAGAGGAGATGGCTCGAATCCGTGGCAATCCCCCGCGTCCCCACCAGCAGATTAACCACACTCTCCCAGATGCTAGAGCAGATAGGCTATACAGACATCTCTCTGTGGACAGCCATGGCACTTAAGCTACACGACTACCAGTACCACGGGCCGGATCCAGATATGGCTTTGTCGAAATATAGAAACAGCGGCGAAGCCGCCTACGACGTGGTCAAGCTAGTCCAGGGAGTGATTAGATACGCCGAGGCCCTCAAACCCCGCGTCAAGTGGAGCCAAGAACTGGAAAAGGCACTGGAAGAGCTCAAGACAAGCCTCCGCTAG
- a CDS encoding PaREP1 family protein has translation MDVEVLERPLPKPSAEDYVKARLLEALAEAGLALEYLRRGLVRNAAGKAFQAWRALMAALLRLELGKLKAVARSEEERKWLETTAVPRVPTSRMTALSQMFEDTGHTKLSFATDKALKLHDYQYHGPDPDMALSKYRTREEAAKDILLLLKELIQKVEDLRERIRWTPELENALKDLKRQLYA, from the coding sequence GTGGATGTGGAGGTTTTGGAGAGGCCTCTCCCGAAGCCCTCCGCCGAGGACTACGTCAAGGCGCGTTTACTAGAGGCTTTGGCGGAGGCTGGGCTGGCTCTTGAGTACCTCCGCCGCGGCCTAGTTAGAAACGCCGCCGGCAAGGCCTTCCAGGCGTGGAGGGCGCTGATGGCAGCCTTGTTAAGGCTGGAGCTAGGCAAGCTGAAGGCTGTGGCGAGAAGCGAAGAGGAGAGGAAGTGGCTGGAGACAACAGCCGTGCCTCGGGTGCCCACCAGCAGAATGACCGCGCTGTCGCAGATGTTTGAAGACACAGGCCACACAAAACTTTCCTTCGCCACAGACAAGGCACTTAAGCTACACGACTACCAGTACCACGGCCCAGACCCCGACATGGCGTTGTCGAAATACCGCACAAGAGAAGAAGCCGCAAAAGACATCCTACTACTCCTCAAAGAGCTCATCCAGAAAGTCGAAGACCTAAGAGAAAGGATTAGGTGGACTCCAGAGCTGGAAAACGCCCTAAAAGACCTGAAGAGACAGCTATACGCCTAG
- a CDS encoding lipopolysaccharide biosynthesis protein, which translates to MERVLGSAVWITAGGVVMSVAGLVFWGVVARVLGPVGLGEVASAVSLANVASALLNLGFQQFVLRFVPSAGGSAFWAGFLGSAAVGVAAFSALGLVGSFWSGVLAFLFLTSGAALGGLIALGRARLYFAAVSLGAVLKVVLAALRFPPMLVFVGTSALSLAVALLGVVSVVGWSRPAGWRSLLASAVANYPLNFSASFGVSVGVLLVRWVAGAEVAGVFYLLSTAVLAVGSVSGALATSSIPVMAAGGTGLVGRGARIAVGVNVPLVVGAGGASHFLLSILGRGYVGYGLDLALALPAAVGLAAVSLASALYNVEGRWLKLGGLGLLSAASVTAASLAVPHIGVGPAVLLGALPPALVGGRDVGLWPFVVGLGVSAVLSPVAALWIAAAPAAVGASVALLHVSGVFRLGEYRDVARLVLRSL; encoded by the coding sequence GTGGAGAGGGTGCTTGGTAGCGCTGTGTGGATTACGGCTGGGGGTGTGGTGATGTCTGTTGCTGGGTTGGTGTTTTGGGGTGTTGTGGCGAGGGTTTTGGGGCCTGTGGGGCTGGGGGAGGTGGCCTCGGCGGTGAGTTTGGCGAATGTGGCGTCTGCGCTTCTTAATTTGGGTTTTCAGCAGTTTGTGCTTCGCTTCGTGCCTTCGGCTGGGGGGTCCGCCTTCTGGGCTGGTTTTCTGGGGTCGGCGGCTGTGGGGGTGGCGGCGTTTTCGGCGCTGGGGCTGGTGGGGTCTTTTTGGAGTGGTGTTTTGGCTTTTCTCTTTTTGACGTCGGGGGCGGCGCTGGGGGGGCTTATCGCGCTGGGGAGGGCGAGGCTTTACTTCGCGGCGGTTTCGCTTGGGGCTGTTTTGAAGGTGGTTTTGGCGGCCCTCCGCTTTCCGCCTATGCTGGTGTTTGTGGGGACTTCCGCCCTTTCGCTGGCTGTGGCGCTTTTGGGGGTGGTCTCTGTGGTGGGGTGGTCGAGGCCGGCGGGTTGGCGGAGTCTGCTGGCGTCGGCCGTGGCTAACTATCCGCTGAATTTCTCAGCTTCTTTCGGCGTCTCCGTAGGTGTGCTTTTGGTGAGGTGGGTGGCGGGTGCTGAGGTTGCTGGGGTTTTCTACCTCCTCTCCACTGCAGTGCTGGCGGTGGGGTCAGTGTCGGGGGCGCTGGCGACGTCGAGTATTCCGGTGATGGCGGCGGGTGGGACGGGGCTGGTGGGGAGGGGGGCGCGAATTGCGGTGGGGGTCAACGTGCCTCTTGTGGTGGGGGCGGGTGGGGCGTCTCACTTCCTTCTTTCCATCCTTGGGCGGGGGTACGTGGGCTATGGCTTGGATCTGGCGCTGGCGTTGCCGGCGGCTGTGGGGCTGGCGGCTGTCTCCCTCGCCTCGGCCCTCTACAACGTGGAGGGGAGGTGGCTTAAGCTCGGGGGGCTGGGCCTCCTGTCGGCGGCTTCTGTGACTGCGGCGTCGCTGGCGGTGCCTCACATTGGCGTCGGCCCGGCGGTTCTGCTGGGGGCTCTGCCCCCCGCCCTGGTGGGGGGGCGCGACGTGGGGCTGTGGCCGTTTGTGGTGGGGCTTGGGGTGTCTGCCGTGCTGTCTCCTGTCGCGGCTTTGTGGATAGCCGCGGCGCCGGCGGCCGTCGGGGCTTCTGTGGCCCTGCTCCACGTCTCTGGCGTGTTTAGGCTGGGGGAGTACCGCGACGTGGCGCGGCTTGTCCTCCGCTCTTTATGA
- a CDS encoding ATP-binding protein, with protein MKKIKLGFANLEVEFVDREKALRKVEEWAERGTALPHVVYGPEGCGKTAWLRQSAQLLRELGFDVVYINPVEQEVSAEVGVGELRKRLLESLRESSSEAWARAAWVAVDVAKELIRRRRGRLALIIDDAFQAIGLDKAALYVKGLLGILEHPPASYDKIIAVVATSEGVSLREIGRHLWSTTDPMWNMPRDGFEELYSRLPGEKPSPEEAWRLTGGNPRALAKLYEARWDHSRVTNSIIREKGLTHHFLKRWENHLREAVEDPDHLWRSASRELVDELVEKNLIIYHLPERSPESWIDQPPPERDPELGIGRYVAWQTPLHREAVKRALKTYN; from the coding sequence ATGAAAAAAATCAAACTCGGCTTCGCCAACCTTGAAGTCGAGTTTGTAGATAGAGAGAAGGCACTCCGGAAGGTAGAGGAGTGGGCAGAGAGGGGTACCGCCCTCCCCCACGTGGTCTACGGCCCTGAGGGTTGCGGCAAGACTGCTTGGCTGAGGCAGTCGGCTCAGTTGCTGAGAGAGCTGGGCTTCGATGTTGTGTACATAAACCCGGTGGAGCAGGAGGTGTCGGCCGAGGTGGGGGTTGGGGAGTTGAGAAAGAGGCTTCTGGAAAGCCTCCGGGAGTCTTCAAGCGAGGCGTGGGCCAGGGCGGCGTGGGTGGCGGTAGACGTGGCCAAGGAGTTGATTAGGAGGAGAAGGGGGAGACTCGCCTTAATAATCGACGACGCCTTCCAAGCCATCGGCTTAGACAAGGCGGCGCTCTACGTAAAAGGCCTCCTCGGCATATTAGAGCACCCACCCGCCAGCTACGACAAGATAATAGCCGTAGTAGCAACAAGCGAGGGGGTAAGCCTCCGCGAGATAGGGAGACATCTATGGTCTACCACAGACCCCATGTGGAACATGCCGAGAGACGGGTTTGAAGAGCTGTACAGCCGGTTGCCCGGCGAGAAGCCCAGCCCCGAAGAGGCGTGGCGGCTGACAGGCGGAAACCCCAGAGCCCTGGCAAAACTCTACGAGGCGCGCTGGGACCACAGCCGGGTCACAAACAGCATAATCAGAGAAAAGGGACTCACACACCACTTCCTCAAGAGGTGGGAAAACCACCTTAGAGAAGCCGTCGAGGATCCCGACCACCTCTGGCGCAGCGCGTCCAGGGAGTTAGTTGACGAACTAGTCGAGAAAAACCTCATCATATACCACCTCCCAGAGAGAAGCCCCGAGAGCTGGATAGATCAGCCGCCGCCCGAGAGAGATCCAGAGCTCGGCATCGGGAGATACGTGGCGTGGCAGACACCCCTCCACAGAGAAGCCGTCAAGCGGGCGTTAAAGACATATAACTAA
- a CDS encoding glycosyltransferase, translating to MARWLVSVVIPTRNSAATLGLTLESLRRQTYREVEVIVVDNFSVDGTPDVARRFGARVYSYGPERTAQMNFGARVARGDVLYFTNGDFWISPRVVEECVEKIAEGFDAVVVPNISNPRRGLVARARYFERLSYLGSGVYEAARCMKREVFFKIGGFDESLYSNEDYDLHKRIVASGARVGYINAFEIHIDEYTFRDLVLKSLYYGRNTVAYFRKWRDPLHMSPVRPTFFSRRYLSYLGSRWPLGIYFVIGLKLVQFFVAGVGAVLGLSTDPYRNTNRRSR from the coding sequence GTGGCGCGTTGGCTGGTGTCGGTGGTTATCCCGACGAGGAACTCCGCGGCGACGCTTGGGCTGACTCTCGAGTCGTTGCGGAGGCAGACCTATCGTGAGGTAGAGGTGATCGTGGTGGATAACTTCAGCGTCGACGGGACGCCGGACGTCGCGAGGCGCTTTGGGGCGCGGGTGTATAGCTACGGCCCCGAGAGGACGGCGCAGATGAATTTCGGGGCGCGGGTGGCTCGGGGTGATGTACTATACTTTACCAACGGTGATTTCTGGATTTCGCCGAGGGTCGTGGAGGAGTGTGTTGAGAAGATTGCGGAGGGCTTCGACGCGGTGGTGGTGCCTAACATAAGCAACCCGAGGAGGGGGCTGGTGGCGAGGGCGCGGTATTTCGAAAGGCTGTCGTATCTGGGGAGCGGGGTGTACGAGGCGGCGCGTTGCATGAAGCGGGAGGTATTTTTCAAGATCGGCGGCTTTGATGAGAGCCTCTACTCCAACGAGGACTACGACTTGCATAAGAGAATTGTGGCGTCTGGTGCGCGCGTCGGCTATATAAACGCCTTTGAAATACATATTGACGAATACACCTTCCGGGATCTGGTCTTGAAGTCTCTCTACTATGGTAGAAACACCGTGGCGTATTTCAGAAAGTGGCGCGATCCGCTTCACATGAGTCCTGTCAGGCCTACGTTTTTCTCCCGCCGCTATCTCTCGTATCTGGGAAGTAGGTGGCCTTTGGGTATATACTTCGTAATTGGCCTAAAACTAGTTCAGTTCTTTGTGGCTGGCGTAGGCGCCGTCTTGGGGCTGTCTACAGATCCATATAGGAACACCAACCGTAGAAGTCGGTAG
- a CDS encoding PD-(D/E)XK nuclease family protein, with amino-acid sequence MSVAEEVRRVLLEHPEILVEVLTARPQILYEALAKVAPWEKLATKEDVARLEGGIAALRGDVAALKNDVTVLKSDVATLKGDVVTLKGDVARLESDVAVLKSDVAAVKSDMEVLKGDVATLKSDVAVLKGDVARLEKRIGEVERMLGLRIEALGARWGVWSEEAFRAGVRELLREAGFSVERWVYFDSEGYVYGHPAEVELDVVVRDGLVFAVEITAAVKRGDLAVVRRKADLYERASGRKVDRVLIITAFIHDKNPALVEAAAGRMGIRIVKPEEAGAAGGGG; translated from the coding sequence GTGTCTGTTGCTGAGGAGGTGAGGCGTGTTTTGCTGGAGCATCCGGAGATTCTGGTGGAGGTGTTGACGGCTAGGCCGCAGATCCTCTACGAGGCGCTGGCGAAGGTTGCGCCGTGGGAGAAGCTGGCCACCAAGGAGGACGTGGCGAGGCTGGAGGGGGGGATAGCGGCGCTGAGGGGCGACGTGGCCGCTCTTAAAAACGACGTGACTGTTCTGAAGAGCGACGTGGCAACTCTTAAGGGCGATGTTGTTACACTGAAGGGCGACGTGGCGAGATTGGAGAGCGATGTCGCTGTGTTGAAGAGCGACGTGGCGGCTGTGAAAAGCGACATGGAGGTTCTTAAAGGTGACGTCGCCACACTGAAGAGCGACGTCGCTGTGTTGAAGGGCGACGTTGCGAGGCTGGAGAAGAGGATTGGGGAGGTGGAGCGCATGCTTGGTCTTAGGATTGAGGCGCTGGGGGCGCGGTGGGGTGTGTGGAGTGAGGAGGCGTTTAGGGCCGGGGTTAGGGAGCTTCTTAGGGAGGCGGGCTTCTCGGTGGAGAGGTGGGTCTACTTCGACTCCGAGGGCTACGTCTACGGCCACCCGGCGGAGGTGGAGCTGGACGTGGTGGTGAGGGACGGCTTGGTGTTCGCTGTGGAGATCACGGCGGCGGTTAAGAGGGGGGATCTGGCGGTGGTGAGGAGGAAGGCCGATCTGTACGAGCGCGCGTCCGGCAGAAAGGTGGACAGGGTCCTCATAATCACGGCGTTTATCCACGACAAGAACCCGGCGCTGGTGGAGGCCGCGGCTGGGAGGATGGGGATAAGGATTGTGAAGCCGGAGGAGGCGGGGGCCGCGGGCGGGGGCGGCTAG
- a CDS encoding ATP-binding protein gives MPTPIKKIAIKRIRAAEFTVAGRPGGEIELRRVNVVTGCNGAYKTSILEAATASLLLLANPEEVPSLSTIASSLRMDDLWLYKLLNDGFEISIDGVDFKGGLTPEELAQIAQQMPILAPRSPYTRGLQAQNGRETAYLKVEYLPGQPRLDVTRAGKISIPSYNFVALSTPNPLAQPFIISLTKLINYYRAAELFTKFLKELEIKFVGLKTDEFDRQNIVVIAKNRDIPIHYLGSGYAALVLMVLAATRDIVIYDNVELHLHPWLMEKAAELIANTQDVQWIISTQSREMLQALLEKADLSQILLIETGARGTLRLYDGETAYKALTKLDEDLRGNCP, from the coding sequence ATGCCGACCCCCATTAAGAAGATTGCCATAAAAAGGATAAGGGCGGCGGAGTTCACAGTCGCCGGACGCCCCGGAGGCGAAATCGAGCTGAGGAGAGTCAACGTAGTCACGGGGTGCAACGGCGCCTACAAGACCTCGATACTAGAGGCTGCCACGGCCTCGCTCCTACTCCTCGCAAACCCCGAAGAAGTGCCGTCTCTCTCCACCATCGCCTCAAGCCTCAGAATGGACGACCTATGGCTCTACAAGCTGTTAAACGACGGCTTTGAAATATCGATAGACGGCGTAGACTTCAAAGGCGGGCTGACCCCCGAAGAGCTGGCCCAAATCGCACAGCAGATGCCCATCCTAGCCCCCCGTAGCCCATACACAAGAGGACTACAAGCCCAAAACGGCCGTGAGACGGCGTATCTAAAAGTTGAATACCTCCCAGGACAGCCCCGGCTTGACGTCACCAGGGCGGGTAAAATCAGCATCCCCAGCTACAACTTCGTCGCGCTGTCTACGCCGAACCCCCTAGCCCAGCCCTTCATAATTTCGCTGACGAAATTAATAAACTACTACAGAGCCGCCGAGCTGTTCACCAAGTTTTTAAAAGAGCTAGAGATAAAATTCGTAGGCCTCAAAACTGACGAATTTGACAGACAAAACATAGTAGTCATAGCCAAAAACAGAGACATACCAATCCACTACCTAGGCAGTGGATACGCCGCCTTGGTGCTAATGGTGCTAGCCGCCACCAGAGACATAGTCATCTACGACAACGTCGAGCTCCACCTCCACCCCTGGCTCATGGAAAAAGCGGCTGAGCTCATAGCTAACACACAAGACGTCCAGTGGATCATATCTACGCAGAGTAGAGAAATGCTACAAGCCCTCCTCGAAAAGGCGGATCTCAGCCAAATCCTCCTAATAGAGACAGGCGCCAGGGGCACCCTACGCCTCTACGACGGAGAAACCGCCTACAAAGCCCTTACAAAACTAGACGAAGACCTAAGAGGCAACTGCCCATAA
- a CDS encoding PaREP1 family protein, translated as MGTVAVEIPRSLYEEAAKRGLDIGELEVAALAKALNLDPQACAKARLDLAVKYLEEGRELAHRDPAQASEKLYKAAEEAVKALTQHYNLKDVLSRVEERGRWTVTDLEKAVAEISKKVGRWFRQSWDAAWVLHVWGFHEAKLDAEGVGERLPDVEKIVQEALKIVGGY; from the coding sequence GTGGGCACAGTAGCCGTTGAGATCCCGAGATCCCTATACGAGGAGGCCGCGAAGAGGGGCCTCGACATAGGCGAGCTGGAGGTGGCGGCGTTGGCAAAAGCCCTCAACCTAGACCCCCAAGCCTGCGCAAAAGCCAGGCTTGACCTAGCTGTGAAGTACCTAGAGGAGGGCAGAGAGCTGGCACACAGAGATCCAGCTCAAGCCAGCGAGAAGCTCTACAAAGCCGCCGAGGAGGCGGTCAAGGCCTTAACACAACACTACAACCTAAAAGACGTACTGTCTAGGGTTGAGGAGAGGGGGAGGTGGACAGTCACGGACCTAGAGAAGGCCGTCGCCGAGATATCGAAAAAAGTGGGCAGGTGGTTTAGGCAGTCCTGGGACGCGGCGTGGGTACTCCACGTGTGGGGCTTCCACGAGGCCAAGCTAGACGCCGAGGGCGTAGGTGAAAGACTACCAGATGTGGAGAAAATAGTCCAGGAAGCCCTAAAAATAGTCGGCGGCTACTAG
- a CDS encoding glycosyltransferase translates to MPTRLSVVIPTLNECGNIGTAIDMVGRYLGTDVEVIVVDGGSTDCTVAEATEASRKNGLRLKVIRQKTCCGKPGALIDGFKEAQGDYVAVIDADMEFHPKYLAALYEQLQGADLVLGYRRDKRPIHRRIISSGARLLAKIAIPKTRKLKDPTTELYIFRRELACVDKMKPRIKPILEILAKCNFSTTKEIEIEQTYRAIGQSKFKISWIFNYLYQLGELTDWFTVKYIAVALAAGIVAGLLSPYLGLWAVAVSILGRWAPLRKYVGLPQIAAAELASIAVKYALAYIPAIWFVKAAVELLLIHILRR, encoded by the coding sequence GTGCCGACGCGGCTCTCGGTAGTCATCCCGACGCTCAACGAGTGCGGAAATATCGGTACAGCAATAGACATGGTCGGCCGCTATTTAGGAACCGACGTGGAAGTAATAGTAGTAGACGGCGGATCCACCGACTGTACAGTAGCCGAGGCCACCGAAGCCTCCAGAAAAAATGGACTACGCCTCAAGGTAATACGCCAGAAGACCTGTTGCGGCAAGCCAGGCGCCTTAATAGACGGATTCAAGGAGGCTCAGGGAGACTACGTAGCGGTCATAGACGCCGACATGGAGTTCCACCCCAAGTACCTCGCCGCCCTGTACGAGCAACTCCAAGGCGCAGACCTCGTGCTAGGCTATAGGCGCGACAAGAGGCCAATACACAGAAGGATCATAAGCTCCGGAGCCAGACTACTCGCCAAAATAGCTATACCGAAAACCAGGAAGTTGAAAGACCCAACCACCGAGCTCTACATATTCAGGAGAGAGCTGGCGTGTGTGGACAAGATGAAGCCCAGGATCAAGCCCATATTAGAGATATTAGCAAAATGTAATTTCTCTACAACTAAAGAAATAGAAATAGAACAAACATATAGAGCGATAGGACAAAGCAAATTTAAGATATCATGGATATTCAACTATCTATATCAGCTGGGCGAGCTCACCGACTGGTTCACCGTGAAGTACATCGCGGTAGCGCTGGCGGCTGGGATAGTCGCGGGCCTGCTCTCCCCCTACCTCGGCCTTTGGGCAGTGGCGGTGAGTATATTGGGGAGGTGGGCCCCCCTCAGGAAATACGTAGGGCTTCCCCAGATAGCCGCCGCCGAGCTGGCCTCGATAGCGGTGAAATACGCCCTGGCGTATATACCAGCGATTTGGTTCGTAAAAGCCGCCGTGGAACTACTGCTCATCCACATACTGAGGCGGTGA
- a CDS encoding glycosyltransferase family 4 protein, whose amino-acid sequence MRILFVGHRDPKHPAAGGAEEYVFQIAKRLAAKGYDVTILAERPDGLPATEVLDGVKIVRKGGFATLHLYAPLYVSRHEYDVVVDNVAHVFPFASPLFTKARTVAIIHHINGPAIRKVMPLPLAPAGALAEKMHPKIYKIIVAPSRFTKEELVKLGAREEAVHVVPPGVDHEIYRPGPKAEKPTIVWINRFVRYKNPDHAIKAFALVKKQVPDAHMIMIGGGPLLQKTQQLAQRLGLDIEFTGRVALEKKVEYLQRAWVCLYTSEIEGFGLVTLEAAASGTPCVGYAVGGLREGIKDGETGYLVSKGDITRLANIVTRILIDRQLLDKLSRNSIEYAKKYSWDTSAERFESILSTQLASDP is encoded by the coding sequence ATGAGGATACTGTTCGTCGGCCACCGAGATCCGAAACACCCAGCGGCGGGCGGCGCCGAGGAGTACGTGTTCCAGATAGCCAAGAGGCTCGCGGCGAAGGGATACGACGTCACCATACTCGCCGAGAGGCCCGACGGGCTACCCGCGACCGAGGTCCTAGACGGCGTAAAGATAGTAAGGAAGGGAGGATTCGCCACACTCCACCTATACGCCCCGCTGTACGTAAGCCGGCACGAATACGACGTAGTGGTGGACAACGTGGCCCACGTCTTCCCCTTCGCAAGCCCCCTATTCACCAAGGCGAGGACTGTGGCCATCATACACCATATCAACGGCCCAGCCATACGGAAAGTCATGCCCCTCCCGCTAGCTCCCGCCGGCGCGCTCGCCGAGAAGATGCACCCAAAGATATATAAGATAATAGTCGCGCCATCACGATTCACCAAAGAGGAGTTGGTCAAACTAGGCGCGAGAGAGGAGGCTGTGCACGTAGTCCCGCCAGGAGTAGATCACGAGATCTACAGGCCGGGGCCCAAGGCAGAAAAACCGACAATAGTGTGGATCAACCGCTTCGTCCGTTACAAAAACCCAGACCACGCCATCAAGGCCTTCGCCCTAGTGAAGAAACAGGTGCCAGACGCCCACATGATCATGATAGGCGGAGGACCTCTCCTCCAGAAAACACAACAGCTCGCCCAGAGGCTAGGCCTCGACATAGAGTTCACCGGCAGGGTAGCACTCGAAAAGAAAGTGGAATATCTACAACGGGCCTGGGTCTGCCTATACACTTCAGAGATAGAGGGCTTTGGCCTAGTGACACTTGAGGCGGCCGCCTCGGGCACCCCGTGCGTGGGATACGCCGTTGGCGGACTAAGAGAAGGTATCAAAGACGGAGAGACGGGGTACCTGGTGTCAAAAGGAGATATAACAAGACTCGCCAACATAGTGACCAGAATCTTAATAGACAGGCAACTACTTGACAAACTATCGAGAAATAGTATAGAATATGCTAAGAAATACAGCTGGGACACGTCAGCAGAAAGATTTGAAAGTATCTTGTCCACGCAACTCGCGTCGGATCCATAG
- a CDS encoding clan AA aspartic protease → MGIAFAEAVINGVRFKALVDTGFNGDVLVRREVAQRLGLHIIGKTKRRTVDNRVVELDVSYAKLGLYGEEGYVIVEVIEDSPVDVLIGVRALEALGFVVDPATGTLKKIGLIAV, encoded by the coding sequence ATGGGCATTGCATTTGCGGAGGCTGTGATAAACGGCGTGAGGTTCAAGGCCCTTGTTGACACCGGCTTCAATGGCGATGTATTGGTAAGGCGTGAGGTCGCCCAGAGGCTTGGGCTACACATAATTGGGAAAACCAAGAGGAGGACTGTGGACAACAGAGTCGTCGAGCTGGACGTCTCCTATGCAAAGCTCGGGCTCTACGGCGAGGAGGGCTATGTCATAGTTGAGGTAATAGAGGACTCGCCGGTAGACGTCCTCATCGGGGTGAGGGCCCTCGAAGCCCTGGGGTTCGTGGTGGATCCAGCCACCGGCACCCTTAAGAAAATAGGCCTAATAGCGGTATAA